The window GCCAGCGGAGGTGGCGGGGTGATCGCAGTCAATATGCAGCAGCCACACGATCATCCCCAGGCACACACCGCGGGGGCCCAGATCGGCAGACTACTTTCAGTTTCAGCTAACAACGGACTGATGACACAGAGGGAACAATCGAAGCGAAACACGTGATTCTGAACCTAAATGAGCAGACTCATAACAGTTCGTCGGGTATCCGAGCACAACAGAAGCTGTACAACAGCACAGGTCAAGTCAGTGAACACCAACCAGCAACCAACACAGCTCTTCAGCATATATATGGGTGTTCTGTTCCAGGCCTCTAGGGCAAAGACTACAGGGCGAAAAGAAAACAAAGCAGCAGCTAACTTGCACATCAATCTTCCTTCTTGAAAAAATTGTCCGGCAAGGCGAATTCTTCAGTCTGGCCGAAGTTATCCTTCTCGTCGTCGTCTGGTTTCTGCATTTGGTTTAACAAAACCGTGTGTAAAAATAACGTCCATACTCCCGAAACTAAGGAAAAGGAAGATTAAAGTAAACATGTCTTCAAAAGACAAGCTCTCATTTGAGTCAGCGTCGATGCAAAACAATCACAAAAGCTAAAAGAGAAGCAGCAACAAAGTAGTCCAAATCGATGAGTGTTTCAATCACCAGCATCTCTAGGTTGAAGAAGCGGTCCAGCAGTTGCAGAACTTCATCCGCGGAGAATTGTCTGTCAAGGCTGAAAGAATTCATAGGTTGTCAGCCCAGATCCCGCTAATTTCATGGAACCGCAAACTGAAGAATTCTCATATGGTCACCTTTTTCTCAAGTATTCCATGAGGCCGTATAGAATGAAGTGGCGATGAATGCCTACAAGCACACAAGCTTTAGAATGCATACTGAACAAAAATATACACAAAATTCTCCATCAGCATTTCAACAGCTGTATCCTGTATGTAACAAACATCTGCAAAACCATTTTTTGCCAAAACACCCAGTGCCAAGGCAGGACACAGGATCAGTGTGCAAAAGCTTGTAGCTCTGTGAGTTGAGCTAGTTCTGTGTCCGATTGTTTTTTTCTGAAGTTCTTTTCCTATATTCACCTTGTATGCAAGCATTGACATGTTAACAAAAAcagtgcgcgcacacacacacacacaattaaCACTAGGAGGACATTTCTTTCAGAACTTTAAACCATAAATTTTACTTTTGTGACAGATCTGAAAACGCTCCAAAGAAATCCATACTCAACACTTTCTAATTGCATGCACTCAAAGGACCAATCTATGCCAGCTAGAGCTAGCTGAGTACAGCTTTCAACAGACAGTTGGATGCCCCTCCGAAAGAAGAAACTTATGCATACAGCCGTACCCCAATTATATATGGAGGGATGGCTGTCTTCCTCCATGGTTGCTGGCCCCCATGACAGAGTGCAATTAAAAGACAAATGAATGACTAGCCACTCCTTAAAATCTCATCAAATCCAGCAAAAAGCAATCAAGATCAAGCACACTACAGAAAAAAGGTGTCGATATCTTCTAAGTTTCTTTTGATCTCTACACTACATAATATTGTAAGTTTGAATATCTATTCCTAAATAATCCTGTGCTCGTTTCGAGCTGCGAAATAAGATCTCCTAAATGTAGCAACTTTGTCAAATTAGGATAATACAGCCTGTGTGTACCATATTCTAAAGTTAAATGTTTAATGCTAATTGACCGCACAGAGATTAAAACTTAGCCCCAGCAATTCTAGTTACATAATAGATTTATGCAAAGCCTCGCCAGCACTGCTCGGAAGGGCGAGCCTAGTACAGTGGTACAGTCTCTCCACTTGTGGCCTCGAGGTCTTGGGTTCGAACCGGCCTCCATGCATGAAGCTTATGGGGCTATTTGGATATAGCCGGGAGTTGCCGCACCAAAAAATTGGCGTTGACCTGTAGGATTGGCTGCCGCTTGGATGGGGGCCAAAATttcggaaccatgccaaaaagtTAGTTCGCAGTTCAGATCTTACGCAGGCACGCGGGCGAAATGCTGGTGGCGGATTTGCTCGTCAATATATTGGTGCGCCAAGTATTGGTAGGGCGCGCATGGGCTGAATCCAAACGGGCCCTTCAGCACTGGGTACGCCCCTCGCCAGCACTGCTCGCCATGTTTCGTGGTTTCTTTTCTGCTGTTAAACTTGGTAATTGATGATAGACTATTCTTCTTAGTTGGATGCCCTTCCAAAAGAAGCAATTTATGCATACAGCCGTACCCCATTACATATGGAGTGATGGCTGTCTCCATCCATGGTTGCTGGCCCCCATGACAGAGTGCGATTAAAAGGCAAATGAATGACTAGCCACTCCTTACAACCTCATCAAATCCAGGAAAAAGCAATCAAGACCAAGCACACTACAGAAAAGAGGCATTGGTATCTTCTAGGTTTCTTCTGATCATGTGCTTGTTTGAACATCTATTCTTAAACAATCATGTGCTTGTTTCCTAAATGTAGCAACAGGATCTCCTAAATGTAGCAACTTTGTCAAACGAGGATAATACAGCTTGTGTGCACCATATTCTAAAGTTCAATGTTTAAACTGACAGCAGTGAGATTAAAACTTAGCCCCAGATATTCTAGTTACATAATGGATGCAAAGGCTCGCCAAAGCACTGCTCGGAACGGTGAGCCTGGCGCAGTGGTAGAGTCGCTCCACTTGTGGCCTCGAGGTCTTGGGTTCGAACCGGCCTCCTTGCATGGAGCTTTCGGGGCTATTTGGCTTATAGCCGGGAGTCGCCGCACCAAAAAATTGGCGTTGACCTGTAGGATTGGCTGCCGCTTGGATGGGGGCCAAATttcggaaccatgccaaaaaatTGGTTCGCAGTTCAGATCTTACGCAGGCACGTGGGCGAAaacggtgggggggggggggggggggggatttgctCGTGCCAATATTGGCGCGCCAGGTATTGGTAGAGAGCGCGTAGGCTGAACTCAAACGGGCCCTTCAGCACTGGGTACGCCCCTCGCCAGCACTGCTCGCCAAGTTTCGTGGTTTCTTTTGTGCTGTTAAACTTGGTAATTGATGGTAGACTATTCTTCTTAGTTGGACGCCTTTCCAAAAGAAGCAATTTATACATACAGCCGTACCCCGTTATGGCTGTCTTCATCCATGGTTGCTGGTGTGGTGGCGCCCATGACAGAATGTAATAAAAGGACAATGAATGACTAGCCGCTCCTTAAAATCTAATCAAATCCAGCAAAAAGCAATCAAGACAAAACACACTAAATAAAAGAGGTGCCAGAGTCTTCTTAGTTTCTTTGGTTCTCTATGCTACATAATGTTATAAGTTTGAACATCCTATTCCTAAACATGCACTCATTTCAAGCTATGAAATAAGATCTCCTAAATGTAGCAACTTCGTCAAATGAGGGCAGTACAGCTTGCGTGTACCATATTTAATATAAATCATAGGTGGTAAGCATAAAAGATGACGAAGTTCAGTGTTGTATGTCAATTGAGTACAGTGTGATTGAAACTTAGCCCCAACAATTATAGTTACAGAAAGGATTTATGCAAAGGTTGGGCAGCATTCTTTGCCATGTTCTGTGTGTTTCTTGTTTGCTGTTTAACTTGGTACTTGATGGTACACTATTCCACATTTCAGTTTTTAGCGGTGTCATCACGACAAGTAAAACAGTGCTTCTGAAATAGTTTTGTTTTGGAAAGGTCTCTTACTCTGGAACTACCAAGTATCTAAATTACAGGAAATGGTTGGCTCTTAAGCCTGACCAAGCAAGGCTTTATGAGTTATGACACACTCAGAGTATACTCGGTTAAATGCAGGTTCtggtattattatttttgttgTTGTGTAAAATGAAAGTATTTAGTTGTTTCCCCATTTTTCACAACAGTAATGATAAAGGAGGCCCTGTAGGGGAACACAGCTCGCCTGAAATTCTGTATTTCCTCAGAGGCCCATCTTCCTCACATACTAAACtattccctccgtcccataatataagtgCTTTTTTTaaactagtgtagtgtcaaaaacgctcttatattatgggacaaaGGGAGTAAGTATAAAGAATGGACACAGATAGATGCGTTACTGGTATCCACAACGGCGAAGCATCACACCTTTCAGTTTGGAGGGAGGGTAGAACTCGAGAGCCTGGAGCAGCCTCAGCTCCAACTCCACCTGCGACTGCTCCTGCGACACGAGGGAAACGCATCAGGCCACGAGACCACGCGCGATCTTCAGAGGTGAAAACAGAGGAGGGGGTGAggcgggggagggggcgggggagTCGGGAGGAACCTTTGGAAGGGAGGACGCTGATGAAGGCGGCGCCTGCGCCGGCGACTGCGCGGACAGCCCCTCCTGCTCCTCGTCGGCGGCCGCCTCCATACCCGAACCCTTCACGTGCGCCACCACGAAATTGGTTGGGGAGCCCGGTGAGCGAGACGAAGAGACTGTGGTGGGTCGGGTCAGGCTTAGAGGAAGCACGGAACAAGGTGGGTGCTGGCCTACCAACGGCCCATTGTTGTTCAACTGTAGGCCGTGTGGGTATGAGGGGAAGCCCAGGTTGAGTCAAACCCTATTCCGCGCCTTAAGCTTCAGTTACAGGTTGAggtttgtctcaaaaaaaaaagttACAGGTTGAGGTAAATACATTTTCCAAATACACTAGAAGTCTTAGAATTTGCGCGCAACGTTCAGTTTGACGTATAAACTTGCGTGTTTCTGGTCATCTAACTTGCGCGGACATGCAAATACGGTCACATTTTCCATACATGGGTGTATTTCCTGCCTACGTAGCACGCCAGCATGGCCAGGGCCGatgtttttttaaagaaaaaccCTCGTTTTTTTACTTTGAATAAAAGCACTACAACAATAGTTGCCCGCTGGGTCCCATCGTCAGTGTAAGTTGTAAATATATTGGGTCCATTGTCAGTGGCTAGTGCACGTGATGTTTTTTTTTTAGTTTTTACTTTGTACAAAAGCACTCCAACAATAGTTGTCCGCTGGGTCCTACGGTCAGTGTAAGTTGTAAATATATTGGGCTGGAAAAAATGGGACGAGCGAGTTCTGACCAACGACCTATTGGAATGGAGCTAGCGACCTATCCACCGCAACTGATCGTACTTGGTATTTTATTTGGACTACTAAGGTATATAACCTTTAAAATAAAAGTACACATTCTGAATATATTTTCCAATTTAAAATTATTGGAATTTGAACAAAATTTCCGTTGATTTGTTCGAAAGAAATTTACGTACATTCATTATGAACTATATTTCTTTTATATAGGTtattcaaattcaaataaaaattAGTTGATTTGTCTGAAAAATCATGCACATTCATTATGACCCATATTTTCTTTTATCTAGATTTTCAAATCTAAAGTTATTTGaatgcaaacatttttttatatTTGTCCCAAACAAATTCGTATATTTATTGGGCACTATATTTCCTTTTATCCTTATTTTCAAATTTTAAATTATGTTAATCAAATAGGGCTGGACGAAAAGCTCGAAGCTCGCGAGCGTAATGAGCGCTCGATAGTTCGGCTCGTTTCAGCTCGTGCTCGTTAGTAAATGAGCAAGCCGAACCGTACTTTTTGCTCGTTAAGATTAACGAGCTTAACGAGCGAGCAAACGATTTTCACGAGCTAACTCATTTAGCTCGATACTTTTCAAAAGTTTGATACGAGACCCCGAGTTCAAATCAGCACATACTAACAAAAGAGTTGATAATTAGCCCAGACTAGGGGTTCGACACTTCTCCTAGACCTAGGAGCATGCCGAGAGGAGACCCTAGAGTCAACCAAGATCCAGCCGCCGGGAACCAAATGTCCTTGTTCAATTTATACCGTTGTGAATTTTTAATGGGATCATGGGATCCTTTTATGTTGTTTATTACCATAAAATATTTGTTTAATTTATTCCATTGTGAATTTTTTATGGGATCATGAGATTCTTTTGTGTTGTTTATTACCTTAATGAGCACTCATGAACGCTCGCGAGCATAACGAGCCCATAACGAACCGAGCCGAACAGAGGTTTTAGCTCGTTAATATTCGTGAGCTTAATAATAACAAACTTAACGATAATGAGCTTAATGATAACGAGCCAAACGAGCCGAGCAGCTCGTTGATCCAGCCCtatcaaaacaaaaaaaaagatgATTTTTTCCAAAAAATGATGTACATTATTCTTCACATATAATTTCTTTCAGCTAGATTTTGAATTCATAATAAATTATGTTGATTTGTCCGAAAGAAATTTACGTATATTCATTATGAACTATATTTTATTTAATTTAGATTATTCAAATTCAATGAAAAAAATAGTTAAGTTGTCCGAAAAAATTACGTAAATTCATTTTGACCTATAGTTTCGTTTATCTAGATTTTCaaatttaaaattatttgaattcaaAAATTCATTTATTTGTCCAAAAGAATTTATGTACATTCATTCTGCACTATATTTTATTTTGTCTACATTTTTAATTGAAATTACTCGAATTCATGCAAAAATAGTTGATTTGTCCGAAAATACACGTACACTCATTCTGCACTATATTTCCCATCTAGATTTTTAAATTTAAAATTACTTGAATTCAAACAAAATCTAGTTGATTTGTGCGAAAAGTTTATCTAGAATATAAGTAATTTTCTTAAATAGAAAAAAGAATACATAAGATAAATTGTGTTTATCTATTTAAATGTCATTGTGGCCGGATGGTTGGCGCTCGCACACGCGGCGAGCATATGTGGTCATAGCTTAGAACCGGTGCCTTCCCATTTTCTCGTTTGGTTTCTACTTTAACTCGTACGGTTTATCTTATATAAAGCTAATTGGGCTCTGTAAACATCAATAGTAAGGAGGTCAAGTAGCTATCTAAGCAGGCGAATCATAGCAGGTCGTGTGTTTGAATCCTGCTGCCGCTCTAGCACTTTTCATTTTATGTGAGGATTTTCTGTGTAAATAAATAAAATGCAAGGGTGCTTTTTAAAAAGAAAAACAGTGCACGCGGATTACCCACTGCCTCAACCACTAACAGTGGGCCCCTGCCATGTCGGCAAGCCATGCATGCACATGATACGGTAGAAAGTACCGTATATGAATGGAAAGACAAGTTAGATGACCAGAAATATGTATTTTAGACTACCCATAGTGAGAGTAACATAGGTGATAACATCACACTTATCTAGGCAAAATAGATGATGTGTCATGTAATTAATGAAGAAATagaggcatgtggtaacatagctagttactataacatcatacatatcaagaaaagatgAGTCTACAACGTAATAAATGAAGTGATGCATGACACAACACATGaggaggtagtaacatagactagtaacatatgcatgttactactttaagttactccccactatgactagTCTTACAAATTTATGCACCAAATTGACCGTCGGGTACAAGTTCTGTGACTTGCGGTGTATTTACCTCTTACAGGTTTTGGGCAAACCGACGCACACATACTGTCTCCACCTTGGGCTTGGCCAGTTTAACACTTTTTCTTGTAAGAGTTCTAGTTTGTTCTCTATTTCACATTCTGCTCCGGATTGTATTTGGGAGACATTGTATGAGTTTATTACTTAATCAGTGAAATGCCAATGTAAGAAAAAAACGTTTGTCGCACGTCCTCGCAGAGTACAAATCGTATGTTGTGGCCCCAGGTTCTTGTTCGACCGGTGCACCCAGTTTTTTTGGCACCACTTTTAGGAAACTTCTAGAAGATTCCAACTTTGTctaaaaaatatatattatatTCCAACTATGTTTTCTGGAGCTGTTTTCTACTGGTTTATTTTAGGACGAATTTTCAGTGGTTtaccatttttctttttcttttttcatgCATTTGTAAATTCGTGATATAATTTTAAATCATGCACTTTCCTTAAATTCACAAAGATTTTTCAAATTcataaaaatattttaaaaattaaaatcgttcctcttttattttttatttttcaaaatCCATGAACTTGATTTAATTTCATGGAATTTTCTTAAATTCATAAATTTTTCCAGGTTTAtgatctttttttcatttttttgtgattttttttctaaattcATGAAAAAATTCAAAACCCATGAACACTTTTTCAAATGCATGAAAAATTCCAAATCCCTAATTTTTTTCATGAATTATTGCGTCACATGATGTTATAATATAAATAATCATGTCTAGCTATTTTGCCTGTTGCAAATCTCCGAAATGGATTATTATTCGACAAGATATGGTCTTGTCAGAAAATAATCCAAGTAATAGTGTCATTATCTAAATTATTGATGACACTTGTCGTCATTATATATTGACAAAAAATCAATCCGTCAAGGACAAATGTGGAATAAACATGTATGAGAACACCAGAGTAGAAATATATGGGGAAAACAACGATGGAGGGGTTAGATATGCATATATCTTATCAATTATTCATCCGCGTATTAAAGCACTGTCAACACGAGCTCAAACCTCATGTCACATTTTTCTTGAATCGAGATGTCAGAATCGCAAAGCTTTCTCCTTAGCGTACATCTTCATATGCCTGCTTTCCTTCGAACTAACTGTTTGTATGCTTTCAAAGCCTAGGTCACACATGTACAGTTTTATTTTGTCGATCTAAAGAGGGAGACATTCGGGGTGGTGAGGTGCCTCCTATGTTTCAAGATTGTAAAGATTGACCGACTGCATATCCAATGGCACACGAGGTGGCTACGTTTTGTAATGGCGTGAAGTGTGGCCGGGATTTGTACAACGAGGTTTCTTCCCGCGTGTTAAAACTACTCAAAACTGATTGTTCAAGATTTTCTATTTTTTCCGAACCAAATGCAACAACACTCGGTATATTCATAAGCTACAACTCAACTAAAGAATCATTTACAGCCGAACACTAAAGATATTTAGAATGTCAAAACAACTTCAATCCTCCTAATGTATGCAACAACACTCTGTATATTCATAAGCTACAACTCAACTAAAGAATCATTTTCTAGAGGAACACCAAAGATTTGTAGAGTATCAAAACCACTTCAATTCTCCTAATGTGTATATGTTTATATGCATATCCATCTTTACTGCACAAGCTCTAcaaatctactccctccgtcccataatgtaacaCGTTTTTTTATACTACGCTAGAGTCAAAAagcgtcttacattatgggacggagggagctGTTCATCAAAATATTTAAGATGTGGGTTTTAGTCACATATGCATTCATCAAATTTTTTGTAGTGATAATTTTAATTCCAATGGATGTCCGGTGAGACTAAAACCCACATCTTAAATATCATTCATATGTGACTTCAAATTTATATATTTGCCCATTATAATGTTGAATATCAGGTTGCACTTGCTCTCACATGCAAGGCAGTGTAACTTATTAGTAATTTTGGCGGGCTGAAACTTTAGGAGAGGAGCTCCTCGCCCCGCCATATCGGGTCAGCGCCGCGCCTCCTCCCCTGCACCGGCTCCAGCTTCAGCCTCTGCCACCGCGAGGCCGCACGTCGCAACTCAACCTCCTCCATGTCCCGCCTCCCGCTTTGGACTCTGTCACCGCGAGGCCGCATCCCCACCGTTGCGCCTCATAGCTCAATCTCCTCCCTGTCTCGTCTCCATGCTTTAGCCGCTGTCAGTAGGCTTCCCCGTGCAGCCACGCCTCCGCTCAAGAACCGGTGAGAAAAAAATATTTGCGGGGAAGAGATTTGCAAGAACTGAGGTAAGTAGCTGGCGACAACTTCACTAAATTGTACTACCATCCCATAAAACGTTTTTTACAGGAATTTTTTTGGGAGCTATTCGAGTTGCTCTTATCATTGCCGAGACGTTTCTCCTATAAAATTCATCTCCCGCCTTATTTGTTATTTTACCCCTGTTTGTACTTTCCGTCCAAGTTTAGTGTTGTTGTGCTAACACTCGGGTCTTTTCTTTATTCGATGAGTGTGATTAATTGTTTTTTTGGGGGCGAGTATGGTTAATTGTTAACTTTGAATGGTGATAGGCATAGTGATTGTTTTGAACAAATAACTGTAGTGCCTTTGTCAGCATGTTAGATATAGGTCCCTACCACTCACAAGGAACAAGCCATTTTTGCCATGTACACGACGGGCCAGTGCCCACATGTGAAGGACACACCACACCACGAAGCAAGAGGACACAGGAAGAGGGTAAACGTCCCATGTGAGAAACACCCAGAAAACGGTCGACGCAGGCCATGTGAGAGCACCGATCATACGGGGAAACAAAAGCGAGCGCAAAAGCACCTCACTCCCCAGCAAGATCGACGTCAAGCCACGCTGGAGTAGTGCAGAATCTAGTAGTAATAAAAAGATATATGTCACAAAAAATAAAGAGCAACAAGTACCATCCGACCGTTAATCCGCACTGCCGACTGGCCGTCACCACTCACTTTATTTTTTGACAGTGGCTCACCACCGCATGCACACTgcgcgagtagtagtagtagtactggtTTGGTGGAGAAATAAAGCCGTCCCGGCCGAGCGCAGCGCAGCAGCACAGTGCCGCATGCCCGCCGCATCGGCTCTCTCCCATGCCATGCCGCGCCAAAGCGGGACAGCGCGGCCCAGAGCGCCCTGCACGCCTTTGCACGAGCCGCACAGGACGATCCATCCGTCGATGACTCACCACCGCCGCTTGATGCGAGCGAAATAAAGCCGTTGGCATGCGGACACGGCCCGGCTCGTCACCCCGTGGCAAGGACACTGGCG is drawn from Aegilops tauschii subsp. strangulata cultivar AL8/78 chromosome 1, Aet v6.0, whole genome shotgun sequence and contains these coding sequences:
- the LOC109751506 gene encoding uncharacterized protein, which gives rise to MEAAADEEQEGLSAQSPAQAPPSSASSLPKEQSQVELELRLLQALEFYPPSKLKGIHRHFILYGLMEYLRKSLDRQFSADEVLQLLDRFFNLEMLKPDDDEKDNFGQTEEFALPDNFFKKED